Part of the Funiculus sociatus GB2-C1 genome is shown below.
AAAACAAGCTAAGAACTATCATCGCCCAAGTTCGCGGGAGCCAAAAAGTGACTGACCAAAATCCAGAAGGCAAGTATGAATCTTTGGAAAAATATGGGCGCGATTTGACAGCATTCGCCCGTGAAGGGAAGTTAGATCCGGTGATTGGGCGTGATGATGAGATTCGCCGCACGATCCAAATTCTGTCTCGTCGCACTAAGAATAACCCGGTGCTGATTGGTGAACCTGGGGTAGGTAAAACTGCGATCGCTGAAGGTTTGGCGCAGCGAATTGTCAGCGGTGATGTTCCTGAGTCGTTGCGCGATCGCAAACTCATCGCCCTCGATATGGGTGCTTTGATTGCTGGTGCCAAATACAGGGGTGAATTTGAAGAACGCTTGAAAGCTGTTCTCAAGGAAGTTACCGATTCCAAAGGACAACTCATCCTATTTATAGATGAAATTCACACCGTTGTTGGTGCTGGTGCAACTCAAGGCGCGATGGATGCTGGCAACTTGCTCAAACCAATGTTAGCAAGAGGTGAGTTGCGTTGTATCGGTGCGACAACTCTGGATGAATACCGCAAGTACATCGAGAAAGATGCAGCTTTAGAACGGCGTTTCCAGCAAGTTTATATCGATCAGCCCAGCGTGGAAGATACTGTTTCCATTCTGCGGGGTTTGAAAGATCGCTACGAAACGCACCATAACGTGAAAATCTCTGATAGTGCGTTAGTGGCTGCGGCTACTTTGTCTACTAGATATATTAGCGATCGCTTCCTCCCAGACAAAGCGATTGACTTAGTAGATGAAGCCGCCGCCCGCTTGAAGATGGAAAGTACCTCTAAACCAGAGGAACTTGACGAAATCGATCGCAAAATTATCCAGCTAAAAATGGAGCGTTTGTCGCTACAAAAAGAAAGCGATGCACCTTCTAGAGAACGGCTGGAAAGGTTGGATAAAGAACTTGCCGATCTTGAGGAAAAACAACGGACGCTGAATGCTCAATGGCAAGCTGAGAAAGATGTTCTCGAACGTCGTAAAACCCTGAAAGAAGAAATCGATCGGGTGAATATTGAGATTCAACAAGCTGAGAGAGAGTACGATCTTAACAAAGCTGCTGAATTGAAATATGGCAAGTTGACCGACTTGCAACGTCAGTTAGAAGAGACGGAAACACAACTAGCGCAAACTCAAAATAGTGGGCGATCGCTACTTCGGGAAGAAGTCACTGAATCTGATATTGCTGAAATCATTTCTAAGTGGACTGGGATTCCGATTAGCAAGTTAGTGGAATCAGAGAAAGAAAAACTTTTGCAGTTGGAAGACGAACTGCACAAGCGCGTTATCGGTCAGGATGAAGCGGTGACAGCTGTAGCTGATGCGATTCAGCGATCGCGTGCTGGTCTTGCCGATCCAAATCGTCCGACTGCTAGCTTTATTTTCCTTGGCCCCACTGGTGTTGGCAAGACGGAACTTGGAAAAGCCCTCGCCGCTTATCTATTCGACACCGAAGAAGCTTTGGTGCGAATTGATATGTCCGAATACATGGAGAAGCACAGCGTTTCCAGGCTTATTGGTGCGCCTCCCGGATACGTCGGTTATGACGAAGGCGGACAATTAACTGAATCTATCCGTCGTCGTCCTTACGCAGTGGTGCTGTTCGACGAAATCGAAAAAGCTCACCCGGATGTCTTCAACATCATGTTGCAAATTCTCGATGATGGTCGCGTTACCGATTCTCAAGGTCACACGGTAGACTTCAAGAATAGTATCATCATCATGACCAGCAACATCGGTTCGCAGTTCATCTTAGATTTGGCTGGTGACGATAGCCAGTACGATGAGATGCGTAGCCGGGTAATGGAAGCGATGCGTACTAGCTTCCGTCCAGAGTTCCTGAACCGAATTGACGAGATTATCATCTTCCACGGCTTGCAGAAGTCGGAACTGCGGCAGATTGTCCAAATCCAAGTCAAGCGATTGGAAAAACGGTTAAGCGATCGCAAGATGTCTCTCAAACTTTCCGAAGCTTCTCTTGACTTTTTGGCAGAAGTTGGATATGACCCAGTTTTCGGCGCACGTCCCTTAAAGCGTGCCATTCAACGGGAACTGGAAACCCAAATCGCCAAAGGTATTCTGCGCGGCGAATTCAACGATGGCGACACCATCTTTGTCGATGTGGAAAATGAGCGTCTTGCCTTCAAGCGCTTACCCGCTGAGTTGGTAACTGCACATTAAGTATTAGGTAGGGTGGGTTTCTTCCCACCCTATTTTTTTATCAATTAAATAACCGCGCCACAGGACAAGTAAAACCGGGAAGCAAGGGTGAGGTGAGTTCATCGCTGGCAAATAATGTCGCTGTTAAGCACCAATGTCGCCGCCTCTCGTCTATAAATCTGAAAAGGACTGAGAACTAAAAATTTAGTCCTCAGTCCGCGAAGAGAGTACCGCTACGCGAACACTCCTTAGTGCTATTTTCAAATGCAGGCTTTAGCCGCGCAGATGGGCGGCGTTTTCCATCAGTTGCTGTTGCAGATTGACGGGTACCGGCTTGTTGGAGGTAAACTCCATTGAGAAGTTAGCTTGACCGGACGAAAGCGATCGCAACTGTGCAGAATAACCGAACATTTCCACGAACGGCACTTCAGCACGGATGACAGCGTAATTTTCCATCGTCTCAGAACCCAGCAAGATGCCGCGACGAGACGAGAGATCGCCCTGCACTCTCCCCACAAACTCGTTAGGTGTTTCCACTTCCACCAGCATAATCGGTTCGAGGATGACTGGTGTTGCTTTGGCAAAGGCTTGCTTGAGTGCAAGACTAGCCGCAGTTCTGAATGCCATTTCCGAAGAGTCAATCGCGTGGTAAGAACCCGCTTCTAAGATCGCTTTGACACCAACAATCGGATAACCGATGAGATGTCCGCTAGCGATCGCTTCGCGGAAACCTTTCTCGCAAGCCGGGATGAATTCTTTGGGAATTGCACCACCAACCACCCGATTCTCGAACGCAAACGATTCTTCGCAGGGTTCAATCCGACCGATAACATGAGCATATTGACCGGGACCACCGCCTTGCTTCTTGAGCCTGTAGTCGAAGGTTGCCGACTGGGTAACGGTTTCGCGGTAAGCTACGGCGGGCGCACCGACGTTCACTTCGGCGTTGTATTCCCGCTTCATGCGTTCAATGTAGATTTCTAGATGCAGTTCGCCCATCCCGGAAATTAGGGTTTCCTTGGACTCCGGATCGATGCTGACGCGGAAGGTGGGATCTTCCCGTGTAAAGCGATTGAGCGCTTTTGACATTTGAGCGGCATCTTCCCGTTTCTTAGGCGCGATCGCTAGCGTCATCACGGGTTCTGGCACAAACATCCCCTCCAAAGAGAGGTTGGTTCCTTCCGAGCAGAACGTATCGCCAGAAGCGCAGTCTACACCCAGCAGAGCTACAATATCCCCAGCGGCGGCACTTTCGACCTCCTCACGTTTGTTTGCGTGCATCCGTACAATTTGGCTCACTAGCACCCGTTGGTTAGTGCGAGTGTTGTAGATGCGTTGTCCCTCGCGTAGCGTCCCGGAATAGATTCGGGTATAAGTCAGTTGTCCGTACTCATCTTTGGCAATTTTGAAAGCCAAGGCAACCAGTGCGGCTTCGGTGTCTGGATAGACATGAATCGGCTCATTGGTCGCAATTGCGATCGCTTTCACCACTTCTCTATCCACTGGAGACGGCAAGTAAAGAGCAACAGCATCTAATAAGTTCTGAACCCCCTTATTTTTGAAGGCAGAACCTATCAAAACTGGTGTTAATTGCAAGCTTAAAGTTGCCCGACGAAGAGATTCCCAAATCATTTCTTTGGGAATCTCTTCGCTCTCAAGTAGCATCTCCATCATCGGTTCGGAGAACATAGAGAGTTGATCGAGCATCTTTTCTCGTGCTTCTTTTGCCTCATCCCATAAGTGTTCGGGAATCGACTGAATCACGCGAATTTCGCCTTTTTCTCCAGCAAAATAGTTTGCCGTCATTTCAATCAAATCAATGACGCCTTCAAACTTATCCTCGCTGCCAATAGGATACTGAAGCAGTACCGGGTTCAAACCTAGTTTTTCTCGCAGCGATCGCACTACTCGGAATGGATTTGCACCAGTCCGATCCATCTTATTAATGAAGGCAATACGCGGCACTCGGTAGCGCTTCATCTGCCTATCTACGGTGATAGATTGCGACTGCACACCAGCAACCGCGCACAGCACCATAATCGCACCATCGAGAACCCGCAATGCACGTTCAACTTCAATCGTGAAATCTACGTGTCCCGGAGTATCGATCAGGTTAATCTGCGTATCATTCCATACGCAAGTTGTCGCTGCTGAAGTGATGGTAATGCCTTTTTGTTGCTCCAACTCCATGTAGTCCAACGTAGCGCGATCGCTACCTCCCCGAACTTCGCCAATCTTGTAAATTTTGCCCGTGTAGTACAGAATCCGCTCGCTGAGGGTTGTTTTACCAGAGTCGATGTGAGCAGAAATGCCAATATTACGGATGCGCGTTCGGGGAATCATAGGACAAATACTCTGCCTTACCAGAGCCATGAAAAGACGTTTGCTACTTGTGCAGCAATTTTATACTACATAAATACTACAAAAGTGTCAAGGGTACGGGAAGGCAGAGCGATCGCGCTCTATCATTGATAAAGGCGCATTGATAGCTCTAAAGCCGATTGGGAAATGCTGGAGCAGTCCTTACTACGTAGGTGAGATTGTACTGGAACTACATTTAAAATTTTATGGATACAAAACGAAGACTTTTGAACCACAACAAACGCTGGGATATAGAGATTGACCAAGCAGCACAACTTACACAACTCAAAAACAGGGTTATTGGAGTTACAAATCAGCTCTTAGGGCCGTTTTTAGCGAACGAAGAAATAGACCAAGAGTTTAGTTTTCTTATTGGTGAAGAAATTGAGATAGCTGTCTATCGCGAGGTTCAGTATCCTTCTTTAGGGTACCGGAGAACTGCTATAGAGCTATCTGAACCCCGTACTGTAATTGAAAGGGCTTTTGGAAGCACTTGTGCATACAAAGCAATCCAGAAAGCTGATAGTTTAGAACGGCTAGTTACCGTACTACAACATCTATTTTGGCTTCTTGAGAAGCACAAGCACGGCTACTTAATGAAGTTTGCAGAAAGAATACAGGAAGCAGTCAAACTGACTCCTGGATCTGGTTTTCAGGTGGTGATATCGGGAAAATCCATAACTCTCTATCCACTTGGGGCAAAATTATTAGACAAAGGTACAGTCAACGATGTACTGGCTTGGCTTGAGAATTACCCAAAAGTAGCTAAGCATTTTGAACAGGCTCTAAAGATTTACATGGATGGAGATAGTGGTAAGTATCGAAACCTGTTGGATAACCTTCGATTCGCCATAGAACAACTTCTAAAGGAAGTGCTAGGCAATAAAAAGTCGCTAGAGAATCAGCAAAAAGAGCTTTTAAATTGGCTAAATAAACGAGGAATACACCAGGAAGTTGTAAATTTATACAATCAACTTCTTTTTGGACAATATTGTATGTACCAAAACGATGCGGTGAAACATAGCGAAGCGTTTTCCAAAGATGAAATTGAATTTATGATTTACCTGTCTGGTACTTTTATGCGTCTTTTACTACAGCTTGTATAAATATCAATTGCTGCGATCGCTTCCTTTCCTTTGTCTCAGATAAAGGAAAGGAAGCGATCGGGTAGTGTTGGGGAACGCGATCGCATCCATCAAAAAGTTGTTCGCAGTTCCTAGAAGCAGGAAATTGCTATTTTTGTTAGCTCAAAACTTGGTAAAAAAGGGTCTGACTGGAAAGAGCGGATCGTTATGATCCACCCTAAACTAAACCTTCTCAGTGCAAGCTTTTATCAGCTTGACTCAAGTCGTTACACTCTGTTGGTTTTATCGATGATAGTACGACCTTGAGCATCAACGTCTAACTTTTCGCGACGAATTTTATCTTGAAGTTCAACCGTATCGCGCTCTACTTCTTTGCGAATGTTAACTTCTTGATGTACAAAAGCTTGCTTATCAAGGTAAGCTCTTTCTTCATGAACTTCCATCCGAGCAACTTCCTGATTCTGGAAATCCACTTGACTTGGAGATACTGGCGTTCCAGCGTCTACAGGATTAGTGCGCTCAACAACAACTCGTTCTTTTTCTACTGGAATTGAAACGTTAGCGGTCTTGGTTTCAACACGCTTGCCGATACCGATTTCACCAGTCTTAACTTGAGTCTTTTCTGCAATCAGCTGCTCTTCGTATAGCTTAACGTTCTGATTATCAGATGGTGTGATGTTCTGATTATTAGATGGCTTGGCATCTTCAGCAGCACTCTTAACGTTATTGGCTGCACCTTTTACAGATGATTTGACATCCTGAGTCGCACCCTTGACGGAGTTAGCTGCATCTTTTACCACTGGCTTCACATCCTCAGATGCACCTTTAACGGAGTCGGCGACATTGCGAGTTGCACCCTTGACGGAGTTAGCTACATCTTTTACCGTTGGCTTCACATCCTCAGATGCACCTTTAACGGAGTCGGCGACATTGTGAGTTGCATCCTTAAAGGAGTTGGCTGCATCTTTTACTGCTGGTTTGACATCCTCAGATGCACTTTTAACGGAGTCTCCGACATTGCGAGTTGCATCCTTGAAGGAGTTGGCTGCATCTTTTACCGCTGGCTTCACATCATTAACGGTCTCTTTCACAGAGTTTGCTACGCTTCTGACTGCTGGCTTGGCTTCCTCAGAAGCACTCTTTACAGCGTCTACTACAGAAGGCTTGGCTTCTTGAACTGTCTCCTTAACTGCGTCTACTGTGCTGACTACAGAAGGCTTAGACTCCTGAACTGTTTCCTTCACTGCGTCTATTGTGCTGACTACAGAAGGCTTTGATTCCTGAACTGTCTCTTTAACCGCTTCTACTGCACCAATTACAGAAGGCTTGACTTCCTGAGCTGTCTGTTTTACGCTGCCGCCTATATCTTCTACAGTGTGGTTCACATTGTCAGCAACACCTTTTACTGCGTCCACTATACCTTCTGCGGTATTGTGAACCGTCTCGGCTGTACCTCTACCAGCTAAAGCGCCAGCTACTGCACCCGCTACTGCACCAAAGATTCCTCCGACTCGACCACCAAGTACAGTACCAGCTGCTGCGCCAGCTATTCCAGCACCGATACCTGAACCTGATGAATTAGTTTCAGGTTGCTGGTTTTGGATATCTGTTTGGATATCTGTATTTTCGTCTTGCTTATTGATGTTATTCTGTTGCTTATTGTCAGTCATAATCAGTGACTCCTTTGTATTAATCTTTTGTATTTAAACGACTTCACGTTATTTTATTGCAAGTCATTCGCATCTAGTACCTATTTAACAAGCCCAGGCAAGGACTTTCACCGGGCTAAAGGGGTACATCTGGCACTCGGTAGTCAATCTGTGGTTGTACCTCTCAAGGCTGAGTAAGGGTTCTAGAGCAAACTGAATTTCCTGCTAGCTAAAAAAGCTGAAACCTAGGCACCGCAAGGTTTGCACCCTAAATAAATCCTGGTCAATCGGGCTTGAAAATGATAAATAAAACTGATGAATTGGTTCAGTTTTGGAAACCGAAGAAATGGTGATTCCGACGGCTGTCGGTTCAGATATTAACTGCCGGATGCGATCGCAAGTTGTGTTGTAAACTTATCGTCTGAGGAGTTTTTGGCAAGTCCGACTTAGACAATTGGCGGCAAAATGCGATCGCGTCTACTTAGGCGGTTCCATGAACGGCAATGTCAAGTTTGCACCAGAGGAACTAATTCCAGAAGACGGGTTAGTGCGGGATGGTGGACTAGCGACCATCGGCGGCGGGAACCATTTT
Proteins encoded:
- the fusA gene encoding elongation factor G, with the protein product MIPRTRIRNIGISAHIDSGKTTLSERILYYTGKIYKIGEVRGGSDRATLDYMELEQQKGITITSAATTCVWNDTQINLIDTPGHVDFTIEVERALRVLDGAIMVLCAVAGVQSQSITVDRQMKRYRVPRIAFINKMDRTGANPFRVVRSLREKLGLNPVLLQYPIGSEDKFEGVIDLIEMTANYFAGEKGEIRVIQSIPEHLWDEAKEAREKMLDQLSMFSEPMMEMLLESEEIPKEMIWESLRRATLSLQLTPVLIGSAFKNKGVQNLLDAVALYLPSPVDREVVKAIAIATNEPIHVYPDTEAALVALAFKIAKDEYGQLTYTRIYSGTLREGQRIYNTRTNQRVLVSQIVRMHANKREEVESAAAGDIVALLGVDCASGDTFCSEGTNLSLEGMFVPEPVMTLAIAPKKREDAAQMSKALNRFTREDPTFRVSIDPESKETLISGMGELHLEIYIERMKREYNAEVNVGAPAVAYRETVTQSATFDYRLKKQGGGPGQYAHVIGRIEPCEESFAFENRVVGGAIPKEFIPACEKGFREAIASGHLIGYPIVGVKAILEAGSYHAIDSSEMAFRTAASLALKQAFAKATPVILEPIMLVEVETPNEFVGRVQGDLSSRRGILLGSETMENYAVIRAEVPFVEMFGYSAQLRSLSSGQANFSMEFTSNKPVPVNLQQQLMENAAHLRG
- a CDS encoding DUF2382 domain-containing protein, producing the protein MTDNKQQNNINKQDENTDIQTDIQNQQPETNSSGSGIGAGIAGAAAGTVLGGRVGGIFGAVAGAVAGALAGRGTAETVHNTAEGIVDAVKGVADNVNHTVEDIGGSVKQTAQEVKPSVIGAVEAVKETVQESKPSVVSTIDAVKETVQESKPSVVSTVDAVKETVQEAKPSVVDAVKSASEEAKPAVRSVANSVKETVNDVKPAVKDAANSFKDATRNVGDSVKSASEDVKPAVKDAANSFKDATHNVADSVKGASEDVKPTVKDVANSVKGATRNVADSVKGASEDVKPVVKDAANSVKGATQDVKSSVKGAANNVKSAAEDAKPSNNQNITPSDNQNVKLYEEQLIAEKTQVKTGEIGIGKRVETKTANVSIPVEKERVVVERTNPVDAGTPVSPSQVDFQNQEVARMEVHEERAYLDKQAFVHQEVNIRKEVERDTVELQDKIRREKLDVDAQGRTIIDKTNRV
- the clpB gene encoding ATP-dependent chaperone ClpB; amino-acid sequence: MQPTNPNQFTEKAWEAITRTPDIVKSAQQQQLESEHLMKALLDQEGLATSILNKAGANVQRFRERTEDFIKRQPKVSGSGTSVYVGRSLDTLLDRAEAFRKEFGDDFISIEHLMLAYPKDDRFGKALFQEFKLDENKLRTIIAQVRGSQKVTDQNPEGKYESLEKYGRDLTAFAREGKLDPVIGRDDEIRRTIQILSRRTKNNPVLIGEPGVGKTAIAEGLAQRIVSGDVPESLRDRKLIALDMGALIAGAKYRGEFEERLKAVLKEVTDSKGQLILFIDEIHTVVGAGATQGAMDAGNLLKPMLARGELRCIGATTLDEYRKYIEKDAALERRFQQVYIDQPSVEDTVSILRGLKDRYETHHNVKISDSALVAAATLSTRYISDRFLPDKAIDLVDEAAARLKMESTSKPEELDEIDRKIIQLKMERLSLQKESDAPSRERLERLDKELADLEEKQRTLNAQWQAEKDVLERRKTLKEEIDRVNIEIQQAEREYDLNKAAELKYGKLTDLQRQLEETETQLAQTQNSGRSLLREEVTESDIAEIISKWTGIPISKLVESEKEKLLQLEDELHKRVIGQDEAVTAVADAIQRSRAGLADPNRPTASFIFLGPTGVGKTELGKALAAYLFDTEEALVRIDMSEYMEKHSVSRLIGAPPGYVGYDEGGQLTESIRRRPYAVVLFDEIEKAHPDVFNIMLQILDDGRVTDSQGHTVDFKNSIIIMTSNIGSQFILDLAGDDSQYDEMRSRVMEAMRTSFRPEFLNRIDEIIIFHGLQKSELRQIVQIQVKRLEKRLSDRKMSLKLSEASLDFLAEVGYDPVFGARPLKRAIQRELETQIAKGILRGEFNDGDTIFVDVENERLAFKRLPAELVTAH